One window of Anaerolineales bacterium genomic DNA carries:
- a CDS encoding glycosyltransferase family 2 protein, which yields MNKFFLSIIIPAHNEENRLPRTLEEIFSFLKGQSYPSEVIVVENGSTDETLSIANDFAKEHPGLVVIHEDRNGKGNAVRRGMLEARGEYRFICDADLSMPIEDLPHFLPPDIIDFDIAIGSREAPGSIRYNEPPYRHIGGRAINLAIRSLILPGLNDTQCGFKCFRASATEDLFRLQTLTGWSFDIELLYLARRKKLRIREIPIRWYFDPDSKVSAVRDALRMIGDIFRIHLNALRGAYESKP from the coding sequence AAACCGTCTGCCGCGCACGCTGGAAGAGATTTTTTCATTCCTAAAAGGACAAAGCTACCCGAGCGAAGTGATCGTCGTGGAAAACGGCAGCACCGATGAAACCCTGTCAATTGCAAACGACTTTGCAAAAGAACATCCCGGTCTGGTCGTCATCCACGAAGACCGCAACGGCAAGGGAAACGCCGTGCGGCGCGGCATGCTGGAAGCACGCGGCGAATACCGCTTCATCTGCGACGCCGACCTGTCCATGCCCATCGAAGACCTGCCGCATTTCCTACCGCCCGATATAATCGATTTCGACATTGCCATCGGCTCGCGCGAAGCGCCGGGTTCAATCCGCTACAACGAACCGCCTTATCGTCACATTGGCGGGCGCGCCATCAACCTCGCCATCCGCAGTCTGATCCTGCCGGGTTTGAACGACACCCAATGCGGATTCAAATGCTTCCGCGCCTCAGCCACGGAAGATCTTTTCCGCCTCCAGACGCTCACCGGCTGGTCATTCGACATCGAACTGCTTTATCTTGCCCGCCGAAAAAAACTCCGCATCCGTGAAATCCCCATCCGCTGGTATTTCGATCCCGACAGCAAAGTCAGCGCGGTGCGCGATGCCCTGCGCATGATCGGCGACATCTTTCGGATTCATCTCAATGCACTGCGCGGCGCATATGAATCAAAACCCTGA
- a CDS encoding 1-acyl-sn-glycerol-3-phosphate acyltransferase: MKKFIVTLIRIIIRLIAKVETKGYENLPDGGGFVIAVNHLGFLDAPMAYYALDNWNLFIPVAEKWEEIPILRWFGKHLNAIFVDRFNPDLKAMREMIHRMEQGQTLVIAPEGTRARDEKMAQGKPGVAYLASKMSWIIVPVAISGSEDRIVLGNLKRFKRSTIRLTAGKAFTLPPFPKENRDERLQEYTDEIMCRIAALLPERNRGYYADHPRLKELLAENS; this comes from the coding sequence ATGAAGAAATTCATCGTCACGCTGATTCGGATCATCATCAGACTCATTGCGAAAGTGGAAACCAAAGGATACGAAAATCTACCGGATGGGGGCGGATTTGTCATCGCAGTAAACCATCTCGGTTTTCTGGATGCGCCCATGGCATATTACGCGCTCGACAACTGGAACTTGTTCATTCCCGTCGCTGAAAAATGGGAGGAGATTCCCATCCTGCGCTGGTTCGGCAAACATCTCAACGCCATTTTCGTCGACCGGTTCAATCCGGACCTGAAAGCCATGCGTGAAATGATCCATCGTATGGAGCAGGGGCAGACTCTCGTCATCGCGCCCGAAGGCACGCGCGCCCGCGACGAAAAGATGGCACAGGGAAAACCCGGCGTGGCCTATCTCGCCTCGAAGATGAGCTGGATCATCGTGCCGGTTGCCATCAGCGGCTCGGAAGACCGCATCGTGCTTGGTAATCTCAAACGGTTCAAACGCTCGACCATCCGGCTCACTGCGGGAAAGGCTTTTACGCTGCCGCCTTTTCCCAAAGAGAATCGCGATGAAAGATTACAGGAATACACCGATGAGATCATGTGCCGCATCGCAGCGCTGCTCCCCGAACGTAACCGCGGATATTATGCGGATCATCCGCGTTTGAAGGAACTGCTTGCCGAGAATTCATGA
- the hydA gene encoding dihydropyrimidinase — MKTLIKNGTLVTASDTFPSDILIEDEKITRIGLNLEVDPDQQIDVTGKLVLPGGIDPHVHLDLPMFDTVSSDDHYTGHKAAAFGGTTTVMDFVVLDSPLPEGARAVVREVDFHYSVDKWMKMAEKAAIDYSFHMNLTKFDEKISREIPSLMKMGIQTLKVFTAYNGRLRIDDGSIFKALQIARDNGMLVMAHCENGDIIETLTNQALAEKRTSPIWHALTRPAWGAVEATLRMAAMAEQADSPVYIVHMNAGGEVDMLKYARERGVKVMGETCPQYLFFTMDHLARPDGAKWICSPPMRTEADNARLWEGLNQNILQTVGTDHCPFFYNGTKPILYEGSEIAIPGKELGRDDFTKIPNGLPGIQDRMPILWTYGVNAGYITPNQFVAYMSTNPAKIFGLYPRKGALVPGADADIVIWDPEKQVKYGVAHSHQRTDYNLYEGWELTGYPEKVFLRGKLIVDGDEWKGKSGGGKFLKRSEGQVL, encoded by the coding sequence ATGAAGACATTGATAAAGAACGGGACGTTGGTGACCGCATCGGATACCTTTCCCTCCGACATCCTGATCGAGGACGAAAAGATCACCCGCATCGGACTTAATCTCGAAGTTGATCCTGACCAGCAAATCGACGTCACAGGAAAGTTGGTCCTGCCCGGCGGAATCGACCCCCATGTCCATCTCGATCTTCCCATGTTCGATACCGTCTCTTCAGACGACCATTACACCGGTCACAAAGCTGCGGCTTTCGGCGGGACGACGACGGTGATGGATTTTGTCGTCCTTGACTCCCCTCTCCCTGAGGGAGCGAGGGCGGTGGTGAGGGAAGTCGACTTTCACTATTCTGTGGACAAATGGATGAAGATGGCAGAAAAAGCCGCCATTGACTATTCCTTCCACATGAATTTGACGAAGTTCGACGAGAAGATCTCCAGGGAAATCCCTTCCTTGATGAAGATGGGAATCCAGACTTTGAAAGTCTTCACCGCCTATAACGGACGCCTGCGCATCGACGATGGAAGCATTTTCAAAGCCCTGCAAATCGCGCGGGATAATGGGATGCTGGTCATGGCGCATTGCGAAAACGGCGACATCATTGAGACACTCACAAATCAAGCCCTCGCTGAAAAACGGACTTCTCCCATCTGGCACGCATTGACTCGCCCCGCCTGGGGCGCGGTGGAGGCGACTCTCCGAATGGCAGCAATGGCGGAACAAGCCGATTCGCCCGTCTATATCGTCCACATGAACGCAGGCGGCGAGGTGGATATGCTGAAATATGCGCGCGAACGCGGCGTGAAGGTGATGGGAGAGACCTGTCCACAGTATCTCTTCTTCACCATGGATCATCTCGCCCGACCCGACGGCGCAAAATGGATCTGCTCTCCTCCCATGCGAACCGAAGCAGACAATGCCCGATTATGGGAAGGATTGAACCAGAACATTTTGCAAACCGTCGGCACGGATCATTGCCCATTTTTCTATAACGGTACCAAGCCCATCCTCTACGAAGGAAGCGAAATCGCCATCCCCGGCAAGGAACTGGGACGCGACGACTTCACCAAAATCCCCAACGGTTTGCCAGGCATACAGGATCGAATGCCGATTCTTTGGACATACGGAGTCAACGCCGGGTACATCACACCGAATCAGTTCGTTGCGTATATGTCCACGAACCCGGCGAAAATCTTCGGCTTGTATCCGCGCAAGGGAGCGCTCGTCCCCGGCGCAGACGCGGACATCGTGATCTGGGACCCGGAGAAACAGGTCAAATATGGCGTCGCCCATTCGCATCAACGCACCGATTACAATCTTTATGAAGGCTGGGAGTTGACCGGTTACCCCGAAAAGGTCTTCCTGCGCGGCAAATTGATCGTGGACGGCGATGAATGGAAGGGAAAAAGCGGGGGTGGAAAGTTTTTGAAGAGAAGTGAAGGGCAAGTATTGTAG
- a CDS encoding PilZ domain-containing protein, with protein MANNKRKLPRRNFSYYMRVLDKHTGDLIGQISDMSTGGFKLESSTPVAVGLTMELCIDQLSEISGKSFIIFTARTRWCERDPYDPTIYNVGFQLVDMTPADYDIFVKMFNSYGEQKQAHHKSNTDYIWG; from the coding sequence TACCGCGCAGGAACTTCTCCTATTACATGCGGGTGTTGGACAAACACACCGGTGACTTGATCGGCCAGATCTCGGATATGAGCACAGGTGGTTTTAAACTCGAATCGAGCACGCCGGTCGCCGTCGGCTTGACGATGGAATTGTGCATCGACCAACTCAGCGAGATTTCCGGTAAAAGTTTCATCATCTTTACCGCGCGCACACGCTGGTGCGAACGCGACCCCTACGATCCAACGATCTATAACGTCGGATTCCAGCTCGTGGATATGACCCCCGCGGATTACGATATCTTTGTAAAGATGTTCAATTCTTACGGAGAGCAAAAGCAGGCTCATCATAAGAGCAATACGGATTACATCTGGGGCTGA
- a CDS encoding ribonuclease HII, with protein MNQNPDLTFENELWSAYRFIAGLDEAGRGALAGPVCVGTVILPHDHPHLARTLSGVRDSKQLTPRRRSALVPQIREAALASGIGFASAEEIDRMGIVPATRLAASRALESLHIFPDYLLTDFRLELPEVDIHQTAIVKGDAISLTIACASVLAKTARDEWMCGLSSEYPEYDFSSNKGYGTSLHRNMIGALGHSPIHRKTFKLKK; from the coding sequence ATGAATCAAAACCCTGACCTGACATTCGAAAATGAACTCTGGTCTGCGTATCGATTCATCGCAGGATTGGACGAAGCTGGACGCGGCGCGCTTGCCGGACCCGTTTGCGTCGGGACGGTGATCCTCCCCCATGATCATCCGCATCTTGCACGGACATTGAGCGGGGTGCGCGATTCCAAGCAGTTGACTCCCCGTCGGCGATCCGCGCTTGTTCCTCAAATCAGAGAAGCCGCCCTCGCCAGCGGCATCGGATTCGCCTCCGCTGAAGAAATAGACCGAATGGGAATCGTCCCAGCCACCCGTCTCGCCGCGAGCCGCGCTCTTGAGTCGCTCCATATTTTCCCGGATTATCTATTGACCGATTTCCGACTCGAACTCCCCGAAGTGGACATCCACCAAACCGCCATCGTCAAGGGGGACGCAATTTCGTTAACCATTGCCTGCGCCTCGGTCCTCGCCAAGACCGCCCGCGACGAGTGGATGTGTGGATTGAGCAGCGAGTATCCTGAATATGATTTCTCCAGTAACAAAGGGTACGGCACATCCCTGCATCGAAACATGATCGGGGCACTCGGTCACTCCCCCATCCATCGAAAAACATTCAAACTAAAAAAGTGA
- a CDS encoding 1-acyl-sn-glycerol-3-phosphate acyltransferase, with translation MSAFLRFCARRILPLIADIEVRGDLSRLPKGGYMFASNHLGRLDSLVVYYVIDNDDLIHPLTDKYKKYWWGRLAGKIFNVTWLTRGEADLSAMKEFILRLKGDAIMIIAPEGTRSKTASLLKAEPGAIYIASSANVGIIPVALTGTEDADVAARLRSFRRLKITITAADEMYTPPNIRSVKGAERDTLLQESIDELFCRIAAMLPESYRGYYKDFPRTKELLAQCHPQN, from the coding sequence ATGAGCGCATTTCTCCGTTTTTGTGCAAGAAGAATTTTACCCCTTATCGCGGACATTGAAGTCCGCGGTGATCTGAGCAGGCTTCCCAAAGGCGGGTATATGTTCGCCTCGAACCATCTTGGCAGGTTGGATTCGCTCGTTGTATATTACGTCATCGATAACGACGACCTCATCCACCCGCTGACGGATAAATATAAAAAATACTGGTGGGGAAGGCTGGCGGGGAAAATCTTCAATGTCACCTGGCTGACGCGCGGCGAAGCGGACTTGAGCGCGATGAAGGAATTCATTTTACGGCTGAAGGGCGACGCGATCATGATCATCGCTCCCGAAGGCACACGTTCCAAGACAGCGAGTTTGTTGAAAGCCGAGCCCGGCGCGATCTATATCGCGAGTTCGGCGAATGTAGGCATCATTCCCGTTGCTTTGACAGGCACCGAAGATGCCGATGTGGCGGCGCGCTTAAGATCGTTCAGGCGTTTGAAGATTACCATCACGGCGGCTGATGAAATGTACACCCCGCCGAACATCAGGTCGGTCAAAGGAGCGGAGCGGGACACCCTGTTGCAGGAATCCATCGATGAATTGTTCTGCCGTATCGCGGCGATGTTGCCCGAAAGTTACCGCGGCTATTACAAGGATTTTCCGCGCACGAAAGAATTGCTGGCTCAATGTCACCCGCAAAACTGA
- a CDS encoding LysM peptidoglycan-binding domain-containing protein, with protein MNPKRFFILLTLVCLLLFGLWLPAGASPEAQQYVTPTPGTDGRIIYVVQPGDNCFRVAALHGITVDQLRQLNSRLDENCTLVEGQELLIGVSAAATSTPPADQAPGTPTVTPTPLSGLTEVCVLLFNDINGNAMREETEPAVEGGAVSVTEINGEYSGSLDTVIPPDPEAYQGVCFIDIPEGTYNITMAIPDSYNPTMALSYTLKVNAGDRAFVDFGAQSQDVVVDPGVEENGNEGGGSTALGIFGALLLLGGAGLGYYAWRSGRPESRLSGGGILKR; from the coding sequence ATGAATCCGAAGCGGTTTTTTATTTTACTGACTCTCGTTTGTCTGCTCTTATTCGGGTTGTGGCTGCCTGCGGGAGCATCGCCTGAAGCGCAGCAATATGTCACACCCACCCCCGGCACGGACGGGCGCATCATATACGTGGTTCAGCCTGGCGATAATTGCTTTCGCGTGGCGGCCTTGCATGGGATCACGGTGGATCAATTGCGTCAATTGAATTCAAGGTTGGATGAGAATTGCACATTGGTGGAGGGACAGGAACTGTTGATCGGCGTTTCCGCGGCGGCTACTTCCACGCCTCCCGCGGACCAGGCTCCCGGAACGCCGACCGTCACGCCCACCCCGCTCTCAGGTTTGACAGAGGTGTGCGTGTTGTTGTTCAACGATATAAACGGGAATGCCATGCGCGAAGAGACTGAACCTGCCGTCGAAGGCGGTGCGGTGAGCGTGACGGAGATCAACGGGGAATATTCCGGCTCATTGGATACGGTCATCCCTCCGGACCCGGAAGCGTATCAGGGCGTTTGTTTTATCGACATTCCCGAAGGGACGTATAACATTACGATGGCAATCCCCGACAGCTATAACCCGACCATGGCGTTGAGCTATACATTGAAAGTGAACGCGGGCGACAGGGCGTTCGTCGATTTTGGCGCACAGTCGCAGGATGTGGTGGTGGATCCAGGCGTGGAGGAAAATGGAAACGAAGGCGGCGGCTCGACGGCGCTGGGTATTTTTGGAGCGTTATTATTGCTCGGCGGTGCGGGACTTGGCTATTATGCCTGGCGTTCGGGAAGGCCGGAGAGCAGACTTTCCGGCGGCGGGATTCTAAAAAGATAA
- a CDS encoding SulP family inorganic anion transporter, translating to MPRRSLARLYKDEFSTYSLARFQQDLLAGLTVAAVALPLALAFGVASGATAAAGLVTAILAGVLIGMLGGAPYQISGPTGAMSAVLIVLVQRYGLEGIWVAGLLSGLLLLIIGIMRLGRFIAFIPSAVISGFTSGIALIIFIGQIDNFLGVKTEAAETAALKFIGYFKGGFTPDWHAIVIGSVVILTMILWPPKWNLRFPASLLGLILATLLPSTLNWSIQVIGDIPQTLILGDRLSLGNVPWANLSDFIAPTLTITALGAVESLLCGAVGSNMTGVRMQANQELIAQGLGNMIIPFFGGVPATAAIARSSVGIKSGGQTRMVSIIHAVGLLLSMFLLTPLMEKIPLAALAGVLMVTAARMSEWDSIKFIFGKVFKTDMIAFTVTMLATIVLDLTQAILIGSFLAGAVFLNKIASIDITVQEVDIERLKQRGIETEGNCTHVRVAFLTGPLFFAATGQFNEAFANLKETHALILSMRGVSLIDTAGVEALHKLHEKLHEQGGALMFAGIHDNAKQMLARGGLVQSVGEENFFWSSDQAIAEAERRGCQFCG from the coding sequence ATGCCAAGACGTTCCCTGGCTCGTCTTTACAAGGACGAGTTCTCAACCTATTCACTTGCCAGGTTCCAACAGGACTTGCTGGCAGGTCTAACCGTCGCCGCAGTGGCATTGCCGCTTGCGTTGGCGTTCGGCGTCGCTTCCGGCGCGACGGCCGCGGCAGGATTGGTCACTGCCATTCTCGCCGGAGTGCTCATCGGCATGCTTGGTGGCGCGCCATATCAGATCAGCGGTCCCACCGGTGCGATGTCCGCCGTGTTGATTGTGCTCGTGCAACGTTATGGTCTTGAAGGCATATGGGTCGCGGGTTTGCTTTCAGGCTTGCTTTTGCTCATCATCGGCATCATGCGGCTCGGCCGCTTTATCGCTTTCATCCCCTCCGCCGTCATCAGCGGCTTTACCTCCGGCATCGCGCTCATTATCTTCATCGGTCAGATCGACAACTTCCTCGGCGTAAAAACCGAAGCCGCCGAAACCGCCGCGCTGAAATTCATCGGCTACTTCAAAGGCGGATTCACCCCGGATTGGCATGCGATAGTCATCGGCTCGGTCGTCATCTTGACAATGATCCTTTGGCCCCCCAAATGGAATTTGCGCTTCCCGGCATCTCTTCTTGGTCTCATCCTCGCCACGCTTCTCCCTTCGACTTTGAATTGGTCCATCCAAGTGATCGGGGACATCCCTCAAACCTTGATCCTGGGTGACCGCCTGAGCCTGGGCAACGTCCCCTGGGCGAATCTCTCCGATTTCATCGCGCCGACACTGACCATTACCGCGCTTGGCGCAGTTGAATCATTGCTATGCGGCGCTGTCGGTTCAAATATGACCGGTGTCCGGATGCAGGCGAACCAAGAATTAATCGCGCAGGGACTCGGCAACATGATAATTCCGTTCTTCGGCGGAGTCCCTGCGACTGCCGCCATTGCCCGGTCCAGCGTGGGGATCAAATCCGGCGGGCAGACTCGCATGGTCAGCATCATTCATGCGGTCGGATTATTGCTTTCAATGTTCCTGCTCACGCCGTTGATGGAGAAGATTCCGCTCGCGGCTTTGGCGGGCGTGCTGATGGTCACCGCGGCAAGAATGAGCGAATGGGACTCGATCAAGTTCATCTTCGGCAAAGTCTTCAAGACCGACATGATCGCCTTCACCGTGACCATGCTCGCCACTATTGTCCTCGATTTGACTCAAGCCATTTTGATCGGTTCGTTCCTTGCAGGCGCGGTCTTCCTTAACAAGATCGCAAGCATCGACATCACCGTTCAGGAAGTGGATATCGAGCGGCTAAAGCAAAGGGGAATCGAAACCGAAGGGAATTGCACACACGTCCGCGTGGCATTTTTGACCGGTCCATTGTTCTTCGCGGCGACAGGTCAATTCAATGAGGCGTTTGCGAATTTGAAGGAGACTCACGCCCTGATCCTCTCCATGCGCGGCGTTTCATTGATAGACACCGCCGGGGTCGAAGCGCTTCACAAACTTCATGAAAAGCTCCACGAACAGGGCGGGGCGTTGATGTTCGCGGGCATCCACGATAACGCAAAACAAATGCTCGCACGAGGCGGACTCGTACAATCCGTCGGCGAAGAAAATTTTTTCTGGTCAAGCGACCAGGCCATCGCCGAGGCGGAGAGGCGGGGGTGTCAGTTTTGCGGGTGA